The Sulfurospirillum sp. UCH001 genome segment GCCTTTACACACGGTTATCGTATTAATGGCGCACAGTTTTGCGAAAAAAATTGAAGATGCCATCGCAAAAGAAGGCATTGATGAAAACCTTCCTGCCGCATTTGTCTCGAAAATTGACCTGCCTGATCAGGTGACCATAGTGGGAACTGTGGGAAAATTAGATAAAATGAGTACTTTATGTGCTACTCCTGCCGTGCTCATCATTGGTGAGTGTGTCGCAAAAGAGAACATAATACCTGCCGAAAATAGCGGCAAAATTATTTATATATAAAGAGGATTTTATGGGATTTACCACCAAAGCATTGCATGCCAAACCAACAAATAAAGATACTTATGGCGCAATGCGCTTTCCCATCTACCAAAGCTCAGCCTTTGAGTTTGAAAAAGCAGAAGATTTGGAGGCCGTTTTTAAAGGTCAAAAGATGGGACATGTTTACACACGCTCTTCAAACCCTTCTATTGAAGAGTTTGAACTCAAAGTTAAAACTATCAGCGGTGCTTTTGGAGTTATCGCTACGGCAACAGGTATGGCAGCCATTTCAAATGCTCTTTTTGCGCTGGTAAAAAGTGGTGACAACATCATCACGACGAGTTTCCTTTTTGGCAACACACTCTCTTTGTTCCAAACACTGTTCAGTGATTTTGATGTGGAAGTACGCTATGTTGATGTGAACGATCTTGAGGCTATTAAGAAAAATATCGATGCTAGAACACGTCTTCTTTTTTGCGAAAGTGTGAGCAATCCACAACTCATCGTACCTGATTTCTTGGCTATCAAGAGCGTGCTTAAAGAATATAACATTCCATTGATCGTCGATACGACAATGACACCATGGAATATCTTCGATGCCCGCAAAAATGGTGTTGATGTGGAGATTATCTCTGCAACAAAATACCTCAGTGGTGGTGGTCATGTTTTAGGTGGACTTATTGTTGACAATGGTACGTTTAATTGGAAAAATCATGCAAACTTGGAACCATTTTTCAAAAAATTTGGTCCTTTTGCTTTTATGGCACGCCTTCGTAAAGAGACTTTTAGAAACCTTGGAGCTACACTTACAGCTCAAAGTGCATACCTGTTAAGTCTTGGTCTTGAAACATTGGATTTAAGAGTTCAAAGAAGTTGTTCCAATGCTCTTGCCGTTGCAAAACATCTCCAAGAAAGAAGCGAGGTCATAAGTGTTGACTACCCACTTTTAGAGGGTTCTCGCGCTTATGCCAATGCTTCAAAACAGTTTAGTGGTGGTGGGGCGATCGTAACGTTTAGCCTTGCAAATAAAGAGAAAGCCTACACATTTTTAAATAATCTTTCTATCATCAAGCGCGGAACAAACATTCAAGACAATAAATCGCTTGCCATTGCTCCGTATCATACGATTTATGCTGAGTACAGCGATGAGCAAAAAGCTTCGTATGAACTCAATGAGGGAATGATTCGTCTTTCTGTAGGTATCGAGGATTTGGAAGACTTGATCGCCGACATCGATAAAGCACTTGAAATTTCTGCCTCATAAGAGGCAAGCTTCCGTTCCACAGTGGCTAACGTAGCCTAGAGAGCTTCGCTTTTTAGGCGTATAAAATAATAACGGTGCCCTATTTTGGGCTAACTCGAAACGTAAAGACTTTTACTCTTTAGACGTCGAAATAAAAGAGGTTATATACTATATGAAAATTGCACTACTAATGAGCGGAGGAATTGACTCAAGTTATTCTGCTTATCTGTTAAAACAAGAAGGTCATGAGGTTGTGGGAATTTATCTTAAACTTCATGAAGATGAGAATAAACACAAAATTAACATCGCCAATATTGAAAAAGTGAGCCACCATCTGGGCATTGAAACACACATCATCGATGCTAAGGCTCTTTTTAAAGAACATGTCTATGACTACTTTGTGCGCTCCTATGAACAAGGGTTAACGCCCAACCCATGTGCCTTTTGTAACCCAAGAATGAAATTTGGTTTTGCGTTTGAAAAGGCAATGGAACTTGGCTGTGAAAAAATCGCAACAGGGCATTATGCCAGAGTAAAAGACGGTCATATCCAAGAAGCGTATGACATGAGCAAAGACCAAAGCTACTTCCTTTTTGGACTCAAAAAAGAGGTCATTGAAAAGATTCTTTTTCCACTCGGTGGCATGAAAAAAGAGGACATTAAACCTATCGCTCTTGAAAAACTGCCTTGGCTTGGAACGCTTGAAACCTACAAAGAGTCTCAAGAGATCTGCTTTGTGACAGACACCTACATTGAGGTTTTAAAAAAACATCTCAATGTCGATCAAAAAGGTGTTGTCAAAGATACCAGTGGCAAAGTCATTGGAGAACACAAAGGCTACATGCACTACACCATCGGTAAACGAAAAGGTCTTACCATCAATGGTGCACATGACCCACATTTTGTTGTGGGCATTGATGCTAAAACCAACACTGTTGTTGCAGGTACCAAAGAAGAACTTCTTCAAAAACGTGTCGTAGCCAGTAACTTCTCTTTGCCTGATGATTTTAAAGAGGGAATTTATGGTGTGAAAGTACGCTACAGAAGCCCACAAGCAAAAGCACATGTAAAAATTGAGGGTGATAAAATCATCGCAGAATTAGAAACAGGCGTTTACGGTCTTGCAAGCGGTCAAGCGCTTGTGGTTTACCAAGACGATTTAGTCTTAGGCGGCGGTTGGATCGAAGCGTAAAAAAGTAGTTTTGTAGCTTTATAAACAAAGCTACAAAACCCCTAAAATCAGTAAAAAAGCCACACTCCCCAACATCCACGCTACCACAAAGCGAATAAACTCAATACTCACTTTTTTAAGAAAATACTTTCCAATCAATGTTCCTATAAAAGCACTGACTATCGCCACTACGATCATCTGCCACTGAGCAAGTGCACTTTGCCAATGGCTTGCATACAAACTCAAACGAGAAAGATCCACAACAACGGCAATGCTCACACCAGTGGCTAAAAAAACCTCTTTGGAGAGAGCATTTTGGGTTAAAAAAAGACTACGAAAAGCACCTTGATGACCACTAAGTCCTCCAAAAAACCCACTGAGCATTCCTCCAAGCCAAAGCTTTTTGAAAGCACTTGGAACATGCAGTGTTGAGTTTGACTCCAAGACTAAAAAGAGAGCTATCACCAAGCCGATAATCACTTTAAGTGGTGTCACGTGTCCGGTAATGTCAAAAAAGGTGTAAACAAATTCCCATTTCCACTCACTTAAAGATTCCAAACACCATGCTCCTAAAAAGGCAAAGATAACCGCAGGAATGCCAAAACGAAGTAAGATAGGAAAATTGCTATAGCGAGCAAGAAGCGCAAATTTAAGAAGGTTATTGGAAAAGTGAACAATCGCCGTTATCGCAATAGCGATAGGAAGCGGAAAAAAGAGCGCAATAATGGGCATAAGCAATGTGCCTAAACCAAAACCGGAGAAAAAAGTAAGTAGTGAAGCCACCAAGGCGACACTTGAAATAAGTAATATCTCCATCAAAACCCTTTAGAGGAAAAGAAGGGTTACCCCTCCTTTTTCCAAATATTAGCCAAAACAAGCACACTCATCAAGAGAATCGATGAAACCATCACTCCTCCCATTGCAAAGATGAGATACACAAGCTGTGGGACAAACTTTGAAAACCACCATGAAAAGATATCTAAAAATGCACCACCAAACGAAGCAGCGATGATGAGTGTTCTTATACTCTCTTTATAAGTTGTATAGGCAAACATCAATGTCACCAAAATCAAAAAGGTCGAAATCCCAAACATATGAATATGCGCCTGTTTAGACATCTTTGACCATGAATACCCCGCTTCCGTATGGCTCATCACTTGCTCATACGTATCAAACGGCATTGAAGGAATGGCTCGACTCATTTTAGAGGTTTTACTATGACAATTCGCACAATCATTTTGAATGATTTTCCATGCATCATCATAGAGTTTTCCCTCTTTTTTAGCCCCCTCTTTGATCCAGTTATGCACGGTGTCAATGTCTGAATCATCTGTTACTTCTTTATACATGCTCCCTTTCATCGCTGAGACGATGGAAGGCATCGTATATTTGTTTTGAATCTGTGAAATAGTAGGAATATTAAGTCCTGCTTTTTCGCCAGAGAGTTCAAGCCCTAACAGTATGACCGAGGAAATCGTTGCGGTTATCACAAAGAGCAAAAACAGCGAAATCGCTGTTTTTGCCGGTGTGTTGAGTTGTTGAATCGACACACGCTCTCCTTTTACTTAAATTTTAACTCAATCGCTCCATCATGGTAAACATGGTTGATTTGAGAGTTGTCAAATGCCGCTACACCAAAGAAATACGGCTTTTTAAGATCATTAAACTGTACATCTTGCTCAGCATCTTTTGGGGCAGTTGTCACAAGGGCTCTTTTCATAACCAGTGTCCACTTACCATCTTTCCAAACCGCACTCGTTTCAATGTCACCTGCTGAACCTGTATGTTTAGTGACGATTGGTCCAGGAATTTTATCACCAGGTTTGAAGGTATCTACAAACGGAACTTTGTTCTCGTCTTTGATCGAACCAATGGCATTATCTTTTGGGTCTTTATTCATAAAAGCAGGACCTGTTTTTGCCTCATTGATGTTGTTTTTATAGCCGCCACTCTCTTGCGCATCACCTTTTCTTCCCCACTCTTTATTGAGTTTTGGATCATTGGTGCTGTCCACATACTGGTCATGCGTTTGATTAAATGACAAGCCCGTTCTTACCCCTTTCCAGTGCCACATATCGATAGTTTCACCTGGATTGTTGGTATATTTTCGACCCGCAGAGGTATCATCAAAACCATTATTTTTGCCATCTTTGGTAATGTGACAGGCGATAGCACACCCTTTTTTCTCAAAGCCTTTGGTGTTGATATTCCAGAAAAGTGCCGCTTTGTCTTCATAGTACGTATTGTCTTGACCTGCTTGATCTAACACTTTAAGCTGTTTCCATGAGCCATCTTCTTGTTTGACCCACGGTTGTCTGTCTATACTGTATGTTGGGTCATCATACTGGAGTTTGATGTAGATATTTTTATCATCATAAAGTGATTTAATCACTGCGGTTGATTTAAGCATTCCCTTGTAACCATCAGGCTTATAAGGCGTTTCTGTAAGTGGAACACTGATCTCTTTTGCTTTTGTCCAAGCAGCATCACTCGCATCAAGACTTGCAGGTGTGCCTTTCACACTCTCCAATGTCGCAATACCTGCCCCAAACAGAGTTGTTCCTCCCAAGATAGCACTTGCCAAAACCATAGAAGATAATTTCTTCATGTAGAACTCCTTTTGTAAATGTGAAAAGAAGTATCGCATTGTTTTATTTCGTCAATATTAACGCTAGATTAATTTTTTTTAATCTTTCTTTGGCTACGATGAAAGCATGAAACTTTTAATCATTGAAGACGATCCAAAAATTATTTCTTTTGTTCAAAAAGGGCTCCAAGAAGAGGGGTTTATCGTTGATGCAGCTAGTGATGGAGAAGAAGGACTCTATCTGGCTGAGCAGTACACATATGACCTTCTTATTATTGATTGGATGCTGCCAAAACTCGATGGTTTGAAAATCTGTGAAAAATTACGCGAGAAAAAAAACCTGACTCCCATTTTAATGCTCACTGCAAAAACCAGTGTGGAAGAGCGTATTTTAGGGCTTGGATGTGGGGCGGATGATTATTTGGTAAAGCCTTTTGTTTTTGCAGAACTCGTAGCACGCATACGCTCTTTGCTTCGTCGTTCATCGTATAACTTCAATGAATGTTTAACCCTCGATACACTCGAAGTCAATGTCTCTAAAAGAGTGGTAACACGCTCCAAAAACCCTATCACGCTTACCTCTAAAGAGTTTGATATTTTGGTCTATCTTCTTCTCAATCAAAATACAATCATCACCCATACACAACTTCAAGAGAAAATCTGGGGTATAAACGAAACCACATCGAGCAATATTATTAACGTTTTTATTCACCATCTACGCCATAAAATTGACATAGAAGGTGAAAAACCTCTTATCAAAACCATTCGTGGTTCTGGTTATAAAATAGAATCTCTTTAAAATGCAAATTATCCTCTTTGTTTACGGACTCTCTTTTTTTATCTTAGGGGTTTTGGTTCTCTTTGTACAAACGAAAGAGAGTACCATTTTCTTCGCTCGCAAAATTTGGTTACTGGGTGTATTCGCACTTCTGCACGCTTTTGTCGAGTGGGTTTTTCTTTATATGTACCTCTATCCAAATTATGAATCTCTCTTAAGCCCTATAAAATTCATTTTGCTGTTACTTTCGTATCTTTTTTTATTTGAATTCTCACGTTTTATCGTCAGAGAAAGTTTTAAAGACAACACATCGAAGCTTCATTTTCTGCATACACTCTATGCGGCACCCGTCATTTACATTATCAGTCTTTCTAGTCTTTTAGGATTGATTATCATACAACCTTCCTTAGATGGTGCCATTGCGGCTATTCGCTACACCTATGGCTTTTTTGGCTCTTTGTTTTTGGGTATTGGGCTCTATTATTACGGAGAATCGCTCAAAAAAAGCGAGTATGTTGAACGCCTCAAAATTTATTTTAAAGTACCTGGCGTTGCGTTTATTTGTTATGCTCTTTTAGCGGGTATTGCTGTTTCACCTACACAATATTTTCCAGGAAACACCATCAATACCACATGGTTTTTAGAAACTTTTGGTATTCCTGTGCAGTTTTTTAGGGCACTCTGCGCCTTGGTTATTACTATCTGTTCTATCAAAGCCTTACAGATTTTTAGTGATGAAACCCATCTGAAGATGGTCAGATCCCTCAAACAAATCAAGCGTTTTTCTTCAGATGTTTCACACGAACTCAAAACACCACTCACGGCGATGAAAGGGGAAATCGAAGTTGCTCTTAAAGAGCCTAGAAGCCAAGAGGAGTACCAAACGATTTTACGCTCTACGCTTGAAGAAGTCGATACACTGCAAAGCATTGTTAAAAACCTTTTGATGCTCACCTATCTTGAAAAAGAGTCTTTGAAAACCAAATTTACCCCGCAAAATTTAGATGATGTGCTGCTTAAAGCGATTGAAGATCTTATCATCATTGGGTCGCAAAAAAATATTATATTTGAAATTGGAACCTTAGAATCCCTTGTGGTAAACGGCGATGAAATTTTGCTCAAAACCGTCTTTTCCAATCTCATCGAAAATGCGATTAAATACAGTCCAAACCATACCACTGTCTCTCTTTCACTCACATCTTCCAATCGGATGGCATGTTTTCACATCGAGGATGAAGGTAATGGAATTGATGAAGAAAAACTGAGTCTTATCTTTGAGCGCTTTTACCGTGCAGATGACTCACGCTCAAAACAAATCAAAGGGTTTGGACTTGGACTCTCCATCGTTCAGCAAATTGTTGATGTTCATGATGGAATAATTCACGTTAAAAATAGAAAGCCTAAAGGACTTGAAATCGAAGTCATGCTTCCTTTAGTTTCCTAAAAGCAATTCGACCTCTTTTGCAGCAAAGGCAACGTAAAGATCGCATTTACATGCTTTACAATTTCCCTCTTTAAACTTCACGCCCGCATCTGAGGAGTTGAGAGAAAATCCCAACAAAGAAGCGCATTCACACGCCCCAAATGC includes the following:
- a CDS encoding aminotransferase class V-fold PLP-dependent enzyme, whose translation is MGFTTKALHAKPTNKDTYGAMRFPIYQSSAFEFEKAEDLEAVFKGQKMGHVYTRSSNPSIEEFELKVKTISGAFGVIATATGMAAISNALFALVKSGDNIITTSFLFGNTLSLFQTLFSDFDVEVRYVDVNDLEAIKKNIDARTRLLFCESVSNPQLIVPDFLAIKSVLKEYNIPLIVDTTMTPWNIFDARKNGVDVEIISATKYLSGGGHVLGGLIVDNGTFNWKNHANLEPFFKKFGPFAFMARLRKETFRNLGATLTAQSAYLLSLGLETLDLRVQRSCSNALAVAKHLQERSEVISVDYPLLEGSRAYANASKQFSGGGAIVTFSLANKEKAYTFLNNLSIIKRGTNIQDNKSLAIAPYHTIYAEYSDEQKASYELNEGMIRLSVGIEDLEDLIADIDKALEISAS
- the mnmA gene encoding tRNA 2-thiouridine(34) synthase MnmA produces the protein MKIALLMSGGIDSSYSAYLLKQEGHEVVGIYLKLHEDENKHKINIANIEKVSHHLGIETHIIDAKALFKEHVYDYFVRSYEQGLTPNPCAFCNPRMKFGFAFEKAMELGCEKIATGHYARVKDGHIQEAYDMSKDQSYFLFGLKKEVIEKILFPLGGMKKEDIKPIALEKLPWLGTLETYKESQEICFVTDTYIEVLKKHLNVDQKGVVKDTSGKVIGEHKGYMHYTIGKRKGLTINGAHDPHFVVGIDAKTNTVVAGTKEELLQKRVVASNFSLPDDFKEGIYGVKVRYRSPQAKAHVKIEGDKIIAELETGVYGLASGQALVVYQDDLVLGGGWIEA
- a CDS encoding sulfite exporter TauE/SafE family protein, whose protein sequence is MEILLISSVALVASLLTFFSGFGLGTLLMPIIALFFPLPIAIAITAIVHFSNNLLKFALLARYSNFPILLRFGIPAVIFAFLGAWCLESLSEWKWEFVYTFFDITGHVTPLKVIIGLVIALFLVLESNSTLHVPSAFKKLWLGGMLSGFFGGLSGHQGAFRSLFLTQNALSKEVFLATGVSIAVVVDLSRLSLYASHWQSALAQWQMIVVAIVSAFIGTLIGKYFLKKVSIEFIRFVVAWMLGSVAFLLILGVL
- a CDS encoding ethylbenzene dehydrogenase-related protein, whose product is MKKLSSMVLASAILGGTTLFGAGIATLESVKGTPASLDASDAAWTKAKEISVPLTETPYKPDGYKGMLKSTAVIKSLYDDKNIYIKLQYDDPTYSIDRQPWVKQEDGSWKQLKVLDQAGQDNTYYEDKAALFWNINTKGFEKKGCAIACHITKDGKNNGFDDTSAGRKYTNNPGETIDMWHWKGVRTGLSFNQTHDQYVDSTNDPKLNKEWGRKGDAQESGGYKNNINEAKTGPAFMNKDPKDNAIGSIKDENKVPFVDTFKPGDKIPGPIVTKHTGSAGDIETSAVWKDGKWTLVMKRALVTTAPKDAEQDVQFNDLKKPYFFGVAAFDNSQINHVYHDGAIELKFK
- a CDS encoding response regulator transcription factor; translation: MKLLIIEDDPKIISFVQKGLQEEGFIVDAASDGEEGLYLAEQYTYDLLIIDWMLPKLDGLKICEKLREKKNLTPILMLTAKTSVEERILGLGCGADDYLVKPFVFAELVARIRSLLRRSSYNFNECLTLDTLEVNVSKRVVTRSKNPITLTSKEFDILVYLLLNQNTIITHTQLQEKIWGINETTSSNIINVFIHHLRHKIDIEGEKPLIKTIRGSGYKIESL
- a CDS encoding cell wall metabolism sensor histidine kinase WalK produces the protein MQIILFVYGLSFFILGVLVLFVQTKESTIFFARKIWLLGVFALLHAFVEWVFLYMYLYPNYESLLSPIKFILLLLSYLFLFEFSRFIVRESFKDNTSKLHFLHTLYAAPVIYIISLSSLLGLIIIQPSLDGAIAAIRYTYGFFGSLFLGIGLYYYGESLKKSEYVERLKIYFKVPGVAFICYALLAGIAVSPTQYFPGNTINTTWFLETFGIPVQFFRALCALVITICSIKALQIFSDETHLKMVRSLKQIKRFSSDVSHELKTPLTAMKGEIEVALKEPRSQEEYQTILRSTLEEVDTLQSIVKNLLMLTYLEKESLKTKFTPQNLDDVLLKAIEDLIIIGSQKNIIFEIGTLESLVVNGDEILLKTVFSNLIENAIKYSPNHTTVSLSLTSSNRMACFHIEDEGNGIDEEKLSLIFERFYRADDSRSKQIKGFGLGLSIVQQIVDVHDGIIHVKNRKPKGLEIEVMLPLVS